The Rhizobium sp. WSM4643 genome includes the window AGCGCGGTCCATGCCGCCGCCGCGGCCGCGCGCTCCTCCTGCGTGAAGCCGAGATCGCGCCACTGGCTTTGCCACGCCGTCGGCCCGCGCTCGATGTTGAACCCGGCGGCACGGCCGATAGCGACGAGAGGATTGCGCTCGGCAGAATGCAGCCAGCCACACCCCATATCCAGCGGCATTCCGGCCAATTCGATTGTCCAGGCTCGTCCGCCAACGCGATTGCTGGCCTCCAGGATGATGACCGAGCGGCCGGAATCGGCCACCCCTTTTGCTGCTGCTATGCCGGCCGCGCCAGCGCCGACAATCGCAACCTCGTAGTCCATGATCGCCCTCCGCCGCTGCATCAGCAGCTTGATACGACACAAGTTTTACATCGGGGCCGCACCCGCTTCAATGTGCTCGAAAGCCTGCTAGTATGCTGAAATGACGTTCTTCGAAACACTCGTTGCATTGCTGGCGGTTGCCATCTTGTTGCTGCAGGTGACGCGTCGCACGCGCCTGCCCTACCCCGGCATCCTGGCTGCCGCCGGCGTCGCAGTAGCGATGCTGCCCGGCGCACCCACGATCCCCATCGATCCGCCGACGGCGCTTGCCCTGTTCATCGCCCCCGTCCTGGTCGACTCGGCTTATGATTTCCCGGTGGGTGCGGCCCGGCGCATGCTGGTGCCGCTGTTCTTCTATGCTGTTGTTGCGGTTCTCGTCACGACAGGCGTGGTGGTGTCGATCAGCATGCTGACAGTCGGGCTTCCGATTGCGGTTGCGGTCACACTCGGCGCAATCGTTGCACCGCCTGATGCCGCAGCCGCCACGGCGGTCCTTTCCAATTTGCCCATCGCGCGCCGTGTGGATGCCCTGCTCAAGGGGGAAAGCCTGTTCAACGATGCGACCGCACTGCTGCTTTTCGGGGCCGCGCTCACGGTCCAGGCGCGGGGTGGGCTGGATGCCGGGACGGCGCTTCAGGTGGGGTTTGCCGCACCTGGAGGGATCCTGTTCGGCATCGTCTTCGGTTTTGTCGTCTCGCGGCTTCGGCCGATAACCGAAAATACGGTTGGTGGGACCCTGCTTCAGTTCGTCTACGCTTTTTCGACCTGGCTGATCGCGGAGCATCTGCACCTGTCGGCTGTCCTTGCCACGGTAGCGAGCGCAATGACCATCGCCGCCCTCTCTTCGGTCGAGGATTCGCCACGGATGCGGGTGCATTCCTTCGCGGTCTGGACGACGGTCGTCTTCCTGCT containing:
- a CDS encoding cation:proton antiporter, whose product is MTFFETLVALLAVAILLLQVTRRTRLPYPGILAAAGVAVAMLPGAPTIPIDPPTALALFIAPVLVDSAYDFPVGAARRMLVPLFFYAVVAVLVTTGVVVSISMLTVGLPIAVAVTLGAIVAPPDAAAATAVLSNLPIARRVDALLKGESLFNDATALLLFGAALTVQARGGLDAGTALQVGFAAPGGILFGIVFGFVVSRLRPITENTVGGTLLQFVYAFSTWLIAEHLHLSAVLATVASAMTIAALSSVEDSPRMRVHSFAVWTTVVFLLNVVAFLLMGLQARRILETMSTEELQRAMGFAAIVVVGVILARMAMAFLLHAVVASRHRSGHELAPFTSGETLLVGWAGMRGLVTLATAFALPADFPERDLVVLTAFTVVLATLVIQGATLAPMIHFLKLGRQAEVRDELRAARRSLAEAAFQRLEKEDGTEAEAIRTICKDHWAASNDANKTSPLDRRRHLTIAAVLAQRQRLEELRDTDQIGATQYLELQEDLDWKQLSVGSDEDRRITES